GTTTGTCACACTGTAAACAGCAAAGACATAGTTATTGTTCATGTACCTGTGCCCTCCAGAAAAGTGTTGAAAAACTCCTGAAAGGAACCAGAATCAGGCAGAAAATTGGCCATTTTGTGGAAATGGTAAAAAGACACCAGGACGTCTTTTGGGTTTCTGCTCACATAAATCACCTGTGAGGAGGAACACAATCACAATGCAGATTGTGTTTCGCCTGTTTCAaaccggtaaaaaaaaaaaaagggtgctgCCAACAGGTTCGACCTTAGCTTTGGAGCCTCGGAGGGCCGCGGCCAGCATGCGATGAGGAAGATGAGTGGTGATAATTCGAGGTTGGCTTAAGGCGTCGAGAAGCGCTGCGCTGTAATGGTGCTCCAGCCAGGGAGCACGAGCCCAGTTTGGGACCGTTTGGGACACGTGCGGGTCACCTTGGGCGGTGATCAGTGTTACTATTTGTTGCATCCATGTGGtacctggacaaaaaaaaatatataataattttaaaaaatcccaAGAGATTTTGGGACAATTCTTTGCTTCCGACTTTTGTTCAACAAACAGaagagaacaaaaacaaacatgtgaGTGCTCGTGTTTCCTTACCCGACTTAGGATAGGAGACAATGAGGATGTCCGTGTCTTGAAAAGGGAATTTGAGAGCAAGTTGCAATGACTCCTGCGTGTGCAGGTGTCCAGGAAAAGTTATTCCACCAAACGTTTCTGCCACGTCCAACCTGGACATTTCTGACCTCTGGAAATGATTTTAGTGAGGCTTGGTCAATCGTTATCTTCTTCCTGATGTTTTCTAATGAACGTTTGTCTCCTTCTGCCTCTGTGGCTGACTGAGTGCGAGAGTCTCGCAAGGCTTCAcactaaacaggaagtgaaaagaCGCACACGGAACTATAACAAAGCATACAAGTTTGGAAGCATTTTGAATAACAGTAACATATTAATCGAATTCAAATTGAccaaatcttctcttaaaatatttcagctaaTAAAAAAAGTTAGTGGAATTATGtacaagaatgaaaaaaaaaagacacaaacaccATACAAGTTACATCTTCACTCTTATAGTTTAAGAGCTGACCATGACTTGACTTTTGTCTGTTTTATTACGTTAAGTCCACTTGACACATTCCCCTTGACTCctgattaacacattcactgccagcccagcaaaaatgtatcatttgacgtctttttccgtcaatggcagtgaatgagttaaattggtCTACAGCAAATTTTAATCAGAGATGGCTTTATATGTCCCTAAATGGATTTTTGgtgtcaataaaaaataaaaaaataaaaatggttaactttttttttttgtccccgagCACATCAGGTTTTTCAGattgcattttttgtttgtttgtttgtttgtttgagcaataaaagcTTGCGCAATACAGATTTGACTATGCATTGAAATTTATTGctatgatatttaaaaataaaaataaaattccaccTGATGCTGAATCTGGcccttaattaataaatattactagtaaatatattaatattttaccCATTATATCATTGTCttgcattattattgttgttgttgttgtcgaggAAAAATTATGAAAGAAATGTGGAGATATTTGGAATCATcgcaaaaaataatttagaaatGTTTACATGTAGTAAAAATGAACGTAACAGAACTCCTGAAAGCAGCACAAGTATGAAAGTGACTTCCCTGAAGTGGCAGAGTGATATTTTGTCCTGGAATAATTGAGTTAGACGGCAGTGTCAGTCAGTTTGACCTCTGGCAAATTTGCAGACTTTTATGCGCCCATTTCCTGCCATGGTATAAAAAGAATCTTGCCTTTCCATGGTACAACATTTATCATGTTACGCAACATACCATCCCATgctggctgcaaaaaaaaaaaaaaaaaaaaatgccattcaaCTACTGATTGCTGTGACCTTAAAAGGATAAAATCTAAAATCCCATTATGACAAAAGATAATATAACTGATTTGTTGATGGTCAAGAAAACTGTTATTCATGTAAATCACGAGAATTTAGggaagtgatttaaaaaaaaaaaaaaaaaaaaaaaaaaaacaccatagcaTAAACAACACAACACAGTGAACAGTTTTTGTCAAGCCGATTTTGCAACAATCAATTAAAATCCAAGCATATTCAAAGATAGAATTCATTTTCAACTATGATCACCGCAAGTCATTCATCCATTCAGGTGTCATGTGAGTCTTTAAAAGGTCACATGTGCagaaacgtgtgtgtgtgtgttgttatgTTTTTGAGATATTATGGGGCCCATATTCCCAGTTTAACGAACATTGTGGGGACCAACTTGTGGAGACATTTTGGTGCACTCTGCAAGtgcagacctctttttgagggtcaagacttggttttagagtttaggttggGGTTAGGAAATCACTTGTGACGGTAAGGGGCTCAGAAATGCATTTTGTCAATGGGATGTCCCTACTAAGCGTCGTTAGCCCCCCAAAAAGCCGACATGAAAACCATGAGAACATTCATGTGGTTGGAGGCGGTTGAACTCAATCAGGAGCTTTTCTTGTGAAGTTTGTTTATGACGACAGCTTCTCTTGTAACATTAACTAACATCTATTGTTTTACGGCTGTCGAGTTGGCCTGAGGGTTTTGTTGCTATGCActttatgaccaaaaaaaatgctgtgatGAGAAACATGCCAGAGGAGGAGCTTCGCACTCATCTCATGCTTGAAACTTCAAAAATACAGGCAAAACTGTTAAAGAAGGAGCAAACAGCTTCTTGAGAGGAATAGTGGACTTGACGTAGCAGGGAACTCAAGTTGGAAAAAACGTTGCGAAATGTCGTTAACGGTGTCTTTGCTTTTATGTGCCATGTGTTGGTCCTTATCGTCAGGCGAGGATTCGTTCATGAGCAGAGCGCTGAAGCTGATGTCTGAGACGCCGCTCATCGACGGGTGaatgcaaactttttttcttttttttttacgtggtcTATTACATCTTGTGGTCAACGAGACGTCTAAAAGTTAAGACGCTCTTCAAGAAAGAATTTTTGCAGTCATGAATCATGTATACGCTCCATGTTTTCTTCCTCACTCTTATTTTGCAGCCACAATGACTTGCCTTGGCAACTGCGCGAGCAATTCAACAACCAGCTCAACAAAGTGGATCTAAACACTCTGGAAACGACACACACCAATATACCAAAAATAAAGACGGGCCGGCTTGGAGCGCAGGTACAGCATATTGCATGGAGCttaagattcttttttttttttttttttttgctggatgaATCTACTTCAAAAGCTGTGATGCAAAGATAACATGGCTTAACAAATATTTGGGTACCAAGAAAATTTCAACAGTTTCTTATTTTGATGTCACAGTAATCTcgtgtggtgttccacaggggtcaattttggggcccctgctgttttcattgtatctgctgctgaCGGATTCCATCTTTAGAAAGCATCGTATTTGTTATCACTGCTAAGCGGATGACCGATttatattgagccacaacactgacaataagatttggtattggggaaaaaaaaattgtcattgtggaaaaagctgcattggcattgaaacaagtattagcattgtaaaacaagaattgacattgtaaaaggttgtattgaaaaataaaatacataacatacataacattgaaaaaacactttttccttTAACCAgtctttttcaatgccaatctgcagatttttttacgttttctttttttccgagtttcacggtttttcagtttcaactcgctgggtttcagtttcacttctcttttttttttttcagtttcaacttattGGCAGTGTTTTAACGTGGAGGGGCGGGCACGGGGTTTGGGGCGGGGCTTTGACCAGGAAAACGTCTTCCAGCTTTTCcggagaggagagaggagagcgcAGCCTCTGTCGGCTAAAGGCAATACCTGAATTCCCTGTGgcatatattatacatatttagctagcatgctaagtgGTTTACTACAGAAACATTAACACTGACGCCACAAGGTTATATgtagaaaaaaacacacttacAGGTGGTGTAGGAGTTCCTGGTCTAGTAGGTCTACTTTTGTATCCACGAGTCTGTGCCGATATGCCACAGGGAATTCAGGTATTGCCTTTAGCTGACAGAGGGGgcgctctcctctctcctctccgGAAAAGCTGGAAGGCATTCTCCTGGTCAAAGCCCCGCCTCAAGCCCCGCGCCCGCCCCTCCACGTTAAAACAGATGTTCAACAGTCAGTCTAATACATTGAATGAATGTCTTGAGTGGTTCGCATTTGTGTCTCTTTCAGTTCTGGTCTGCCTTCGTGCCATGTGAGTCTCAGTACAAAGACGCCGTGCGACAAACACTGGAGCAGATCGATGTCGTTCACAGGATGTGTCAGAAATACCCAAACACGTTCATGTTTGCCACCAGCAGCAAAGGtcaagtttgattttttttttttttttttttatttattaatttttttattttttttattttaagtttaagTGACAGTTGAAATGCAAAGTGGTAGACTGTATTTGTGCTTTGTGCAGACATCATGGAGGCATTCAAACAAAATAAGACGGCCAGTCTGATTGGTGT
Above is a genomic segment from Festucalex cinctus isolate MCC-2025b chromosome 4, RoL_Fcin_1.0, whole genome shotgun sequence containing:
- the sult5a1 gene encoding sulfotransferase family 5A, member 1 — protein: MSRLDVAETFGGITFPGHLHTQESLQLALKFPFQDTDILIVSYPKSGTTWMQQIVTLITAQGDPHVSQTVPNWARAPWLEHHYSAALLDALSQPRIITTHLPHRMLAAALRGSKAKVIYVSRNPKDVLVSFYHFHKMANFLPDSGSFQEFFNTFLEGTVHFGSWFDHVKGWTSQLGAMTNLLHVTYEELSMDLKGSIVKVSSFLQRPLVEDEVNSCVTHCSFSSMKDNQVINCSLVPPEIMDHSKGAFMRRGKVGDWRNMLTEEQNERFESVLAEKLQACSLEFVWELDIKQH